From one Cynocephalus volans isolate mCynVol1 chromosome X, mCynVol1.pri, whole genome shotgun sequence genomic stretch:
- the TCEAL1 gene encoding transcription elongation factor A protein-like 1 isoform X3: MEKSCKENEEQPQSAPKTEAERPPVEHSPEKQSPEEEQSSEEQSSEEEFFPEELLPELLPEMLLAEERPLQERRSGKDLFEERPPMEQPPCGVGKHKLEEGSFKERLARSRPQFRGDIHGRNLSNEEMIQVADEMEEMKRVRNKLLIMHWKAKRSRPYPI, translated from the coding sequence ATGGAAAAATCatgcaaagaaaatgaagaacagcCACAGAGCGCGCCAAAGACCGAGGCGGAACGGCCTCCCGTGGAGCACTCTCCCGAAAAGCAGTCTCCCGAGGAGGAGCAGTCTTCCGAGGAACAGTCCTCGGAGGAGGAGTTCTTTCCCGAGGAGCTCCTGCCTGAGCTCCTGCCGGAGATGCTCCTGGCGGAGGAGCGCCCTCTTCAGGAGCGCCGTTCCGGGAAGGACCTGTTTGAGGAGCGCCCTCCCATGGAGCAGCCTCCCTGTGGAGTCGGAAAGCATAAGCTAGAAGAAGGCAGTTTTAAAGAAAGACTGGCTCGTTCTCGCCCACAATTTAGAGGGGATATACATGGCAGAAATTTAAGCAATGAGGAGATGATACAGGTAGCAGATGAGATGGAAGAGATGAAAAGAGTAAGAAACAAACTGTTGATAATGCATTGGAAGGCAAAACGGAGCCGTCCTTATCCTATTTAA
- the TCEAL1 gene encoding transcription elongation factor A protein-like 1 isoform X2, translating to MNCLKEKILTMEKSCKENEEQPQSAPKTEAERPPVEHSPEKQSPEEEQSSEEQSSEEEFFPEELLPELLPEMLLAEERPLQERRSGKDLFEERPPMEQPPCGVGKHKLEEGSFKERLARSRPQFRGDIHGRNLSNEEMIQVADEMEEMKRVRNKLLIMHWKAKRSRPYPI from the exons ATG AACTGTTTGAAGGAGAAAATTCTCACCATGGAAAAATCatgcaaagaaaatgaagaacagcCACAGAGCGCGCCAAAGACCGAGGCGGAACGGCCTCCCGTGGAGCACTCTCCCGAAAAGCAGTCTCCCGAGGAGGAGCAGTCTTCCGAGGAACAGTCCTCGGAGGAGGAGTTCTTTCCCGAGGAGCTCCTGCCTGAGCTCCTGCCGGAGATGCTCCTGGCGGAGGAGCGCCCTCTTCAGGAGCGCCGTTCCGGGAAGGACCTGTTTGAGGAGCGCCCTCCCATGGAGCAGCCTCCCTGTGGAGTCGGAAAGCATAAGCTAGAAGAAGGCAGTTTTAAAGAAAGACTGGCTCGTTCTCGCCCACAATTTAGAGGGGATATACATGGCAGAAATTTAAGCAATGAGGAGATGATACAGGTAGCAGATGAGATGGAAGAGATGAAAAGAGTAAGAAACAAACTGTTGATAATGCATTGGAAGGCAAAACGGAGCCGTCCTTATCCTATTTAA